In the Ensifer adhaerens genome, one interval contains:
- a CDS encoding ABC transporter permease — protein sequence MRTYFNDLPKTALGASYWIFAVYLVLPLALMTAMSFKDANFIAFPIGNWTLSWYGKVVQDKQFLEASLYSIGIALATTISATIIGVWIALLVSAENIWGKAVIFALACLPAVVPGLINAISMRIFIRTVDIPTGTFAIILAHAVHAVPFVVIMVLTRLRSMPANLVDAARDLGADPFIAFLRVTIPYLMPALFGGMIFCVLTSIDDFVRTFFLGGYQPTLPMLIFAKVQGGMSPEINAMATIVLVVTTAIGLYAEHFTRRSRS from the coding sequence ATGCGAACCTATTTCAACGACCTTCCGAAAACCGCACTCGGCGCGTCCTATTGGATCTTCGCCGTCTATCTGGTCTTGCCGCTGGCGCTGATGACGGCGATGAGCTTCAAGGACGCGAACTTTATCGCTTTCCCGATCGGCAACTGGACGCTCTCCTGGTACGGCAAGGTGGTTCAGGACAAGCAGTTCCTCGAAGCCTCGCTCTATTCGATCGGCATAGCACTCGCCACCACGATCTCGGCGACGATCATCGGTGTCTGGATCGCACTGCTCGTGTCGGCGGAAAACATATGGGGCAAGGCGGTCATTTTCGCACTTGCCTGTCTGCCCGCCGTCGTGCCGGGGCTGATCAACGCGATCTCGATGCGCATCTTCATCCGCACCGTCGACATTCCGACCGGAACCTTCGCGATCATTCTGGCTCATGCGGTTCATGCCGTGCCGTTCGTCGTCATCATGGTTTTGACGCGGCTACGGTCGATGCCGGCAAACCTGGTGGATGCGGCGCGCGATCTCGGCGCCGATCCCTTCATCGCCTTCCTCCGCGTTACCATCCCCTATCTGATGCCGGCGCTCTTCGGCGGCATGATCTTTTGCGTGCTGACCAGCATCGACGACTTCGTCCGCACCTTCTTCCTCGGCGGCTACCAGCCGACGCTGCCCATGCTGATCTTTGCCAAGGTTCAAGGCGGCATGTCGCCGGAGATCAACGCCATGGCGACCATCGTGCTCGTCGTCACGACCGCCATCGGCCTCTATGCCGAGCATTTCACCCGCCGTTCCAGGAGCTGA
- a CDS encoding ABC transporter ATP-binding protein, producing MQPVVHFKNVNKSYGALTAVDDLDLAIAPGQFVTLLGPSGCGKSTTLRMLGGFDNPTSGEIYLEGKPISHLPPNKRNVNIVFQDYALFPHLTVGRNIAFGLELKGMESAAIHKRVTDLLSLVSLQDHAERMPAQLSGGQRQRVALMRALAPDPNVLLLDEPLSALDAKLRQQMQIELKSIQQKTGKTFIFVTHDQEEALTMSDVIVVMNKGRIEQMGGPDELYARPRSRFVADFIGQSNFLEGTVTSVFDGVAAIEWRGNVVHADVNGTSPIPGDHATIALRPEAVFCLSRKPEDRPSLKGRIDQRVFKGAHTSLSVTLDNGSTLVAQIDPVALSHIEGDDVWVGWRDRDAVLLAK from the coding sequence ATGCAGCCTGTCGTCCATTTCAAGAACGTCAACAAGTCCTATGGGGCGCTCACCGCCGTCGATGATCTCGATCTCGCGATCGCGCCCGGCCAGTTCGTCACGCTGCTCGGCCCATCCGGCTGCGGCAAGTCGACGACGCTGCGCATGCTCGGCGGCTTCGACAATCCGACTTCGGGGGAGATCTACCTCGAAGGCAAACCGATCTCGCACCTGCCGCCGAACAAGCGCAACGTCAATATCGTCTTCCAGGACTACGCGCTCTTCCCGCACCTGACGGTTGGCCGCAACATCGCCTTCGGCCTGGAATTGAAGGGTATGGAGAGCGCCGCGATCCACAAGCGGGTCACCGATCTTCTCTCCCTTGTCTCGCTCCAGGACCATGCCGAGCGGATGCCGGCGCAGCTTTCCGGCGGGCAGCGCCAGCGCGTGGCGCTGATGCGGGCACTGGCACCCGATCCGAACGTGCTCTTGCTCGACGAGCCGCTTTCGGCGCTTGACGCGAAGCTGCGCCAGCAGATGCAGATCGAGCTGAAGTCGATCCAGCAGAAGACCGGCAAGACCTTCATCTTCGTCACCCATGACCAGGAGGAAGCTCTCACCATGTCCGATGTCATCGTGGTGATGAACAAGGGCAGGATCGAGCAGATGGGCGGACCGGACGAGCTCTACGCCCGGCCGCGCAGCCGCTTCGTCGCGGATTTCATTGGTCAGAGCAACTTCCTCGAAGGCACGGTGACCTCGGTTTTCGATGGGGTCGCCGCGATCGAGTGGCGCGGCAATGTCGTGCACGCGGACGTGAACGGGACGTCACCGATCCCCGGAGACCACGCCACGATTGCTCTGCGTCCGGAGGCGGTTTTCTGCCTGTCGCGCAAGCCCGAGGACCGTCCGTCGTTGAAAGGGCGCATCGATCAGCGTGTCTTCAAGGGCGCCCACACGTCGCTGAGCGTCACGCTCGACAATGGCAGCACACTCGTGGCGCAGATCGATCCGGTGGCGCTTTCGCATATCGAAGGGGACGACGTCTGGGTGGGGTGGCGCGACCGCGATGCCGTCTTGCTGGCGAAGTGA
- a CDS encoding NAD(P)-binding domain-containing protein produces MTDSQKQQRLATLNARVRQDLSYLNYPPANWSKPVTTADGEPVSDVVVIGGGMCGLVAWHALTRGGIANLRIVDRAPKGQEGPWVTYARMETLRSPKILLGPALGVASLSFRAWFTALHGEAEWEELFRIPRPMWMDYLRWYRDVMDIPVENDTHVTRVVPRADGLLELEIADGAKPALVTRKLVMATGRDGLGEPTIPDFVKGMKRHTSWAHSADEIDFDRLRGKRVVVIGVGASAVDNAAEALEQGAGEVRLLARRKEMPTVNKLMGIGSYGVTAGFAEISPEWRWRLMDYAAKQQTPAPHNSTLRVSRHPNAHFHFDCGIRSMKEEDREVVITTTSGRIFRTDFVILGTGFSIDPLSRSELAPYQDQIACWEDRYTPPAGEDNPGLGRFPWLNGDFSFTEKEPGAAPWLKDIHCFNYGASVSVGKVSGDIPAISEGALWLARGVAASLFIRDVDYHWEALIAYEKPELDGTEWVDADAPTPAQKTA; encoded by the coding sequence ATGACCGACAGTCAAAAGCAGCAACGGCTTGCCACCCTCAATGCGCGGGTAAGGCAGGATCTGAGTTACCTCAACTATCCGCCGGCCAACTGGTCGAAGCCAGTCACCACCGCGGATGGCGAGCCCGTGAGCGATGTCGTCGTCATTGGCGGCGGCATGTGCGGGCTTGTCGCCTGGCATGCTCTGACGCGCGGCGGTATCGCCAATCTGCGCATCGTCGATCGCGCGCCGAAAGGCCAAGAGGGTCCCTGGGTTACCTATGCGCGCATGGAAACGCTGCGCTCACCGAAGATCCTCCTCGGCCCGGCACTTGGGGTTGCCTCCCTCAGCTTCCGCGCCTGGTTCACGGCACTCCACGGCGAGGCGGAATGGGAGGAGCTGTTCCGCATTCCGCGGCCGATGTGGATGGATTACCTGCGCTGGTACCGCGATGTCATGGACATCCCGGTGGAGAATGACACACACGTCACCCGCGTCGTGCCACGTGCCGACGGCCTGCTGGAACTTGAAATCGCCGATGGTGCAAAGCCTGCGCTCGTCACGCGCAAATTGGTGATGGCGACCGGTCGCGATGGGCTGGGCGAACCGACCATCCCTGACTTCGTCAAGGGCATGAAGCGGCATACCTCCTGGGCGCATTCGGCCGACGAAATCGACTTCGACCGGCTGAGGGGCAAACGCGTCGTCGTCATCGGCGTAGGCGCTTCGGCGGTCGATAATGCCGCCGAGGCGCTGGAGCAGGGGGCAGGGGAGGTGCGGCTTCTTGCCCGCCGCAAGGAGATGCCGACGGTCAACAAGCTGATGGGCATCGGCTCCTATGGCGTCACGGCAGGCTTTGCCGAGATCTCGCCCGAATGGCGTTGGCGACTGATGGATTATGCGGCAAAGCAGCAGACGCCGGCGCCACACAACTCGACGCTCCGCGTCAGCCGGCACCCGAACGCTCACTTCCACTTCGACTGCGGAATCCGCTCGATGAAGGAGGAGGACAGAGAAGTCGTCATCACCACCACCAGCGGCCGCATCTTCCGCACGGACTTCGTCATTCTAGGTACTGGCTTCTCCATCGATCCCTTGAGCCGCAGCGAGCTTGCCCCCTATCAGGACCAGATCGCCTGCTGGGAGGATCGGTATACGCCACCGGCAGGGGAGGACAACCCCGGACTTGGCCGCTTCCCCTGGCTGAACGGAGACTTCTCCTTCACCGAGAAGGAACCGGGAGCGGCCCCCTGGCTGAAGGACATCCACTGCTTCAACTACGGCGCATCCGTCAGTGTCGGCAAGGTCAGCGGCGACATCCCGGCCATCAGCGAGGGCGCCCTGTGGTTGGCGCGCGGGGTTGCCGCTTCGCTCTTCATTCGTGACGTCGACTACCATTGGGAAGCGCTGATCGCCTACGAAAAGCCGGAGCTCGACGGGACCGAATGGGTGGATGCCGACGCGCCGACGCCGGCACAGAAGACGGCCTGA
- a CDS encoding CMD domain-containing protein, whose translation MTALPTNDVIDTVLGLDRFPDLQALRQQRAKLKHLSQTSYQAALRPADPRNFSYALRAALAARMAALWKSQELSAHFRTLLESEEGGSALLPIADPGHGAIVADPRLDAMLAHVDLVTLSPKEATRANVEKLSAAGLDDRDIVTLAGLIAFVNYQVLVVAGLKMLRDN comes from the coding sequence ATGACCGCTCTACCGACCAATGACGTGATCGACACTGTTCTCGGACTCGATCGTTTCCCTGATCTCCAGGCGCTACGCCAACAACGGGCGAAGCTGAAGCACTTGAGCCAGACGAGCTATCAGGCCGCCCTCCGTCCTGCCGATCCGCGCAATTTCTCCTATGCGCTCAGAGCCGCGCTTGCGGCGCGCATGGCGGCACTCTGGAAGTCGCAGGAGCTTTCCGCGCATTTCCGGACGTTGCTCGAAAGCGAGGAGGGGGGATCCGCCCTTTTGCCGATCGCCGATCCCGGCCACGGAGCCATCGTTGCCGATCCGCGGCTTGACGCGATGCTGGCCCATGTCGACCTGGTGACGCTCTCCCCGAAGGAAGCGACGCGTGCCAATGTCGAAAAGCTTTCCGCAGCAGGTCTCGACGACCGGGACATCGTCACGCTCGCCGGTCTCATCGCCTTCGTCAACTATCAGGTGCTGGTGGTGGCCGGCCTCAAGATGCTGAGGGACAACTGA
- a CDS encoding peroxidase-related enzyme translates to MSQAVHEFTVEALDWKPYVKPVDLKTATPEQLDALKITPSNKKISDYVLVLANEPETLKERTPLFNDIMYSEGGLSRGGREIGALAASFVNHCIYCASVHAARYIQLEKRPEVVDEIYGSGLDANLPEFEQALFNFGVDLTAHPDNVGAYQFYHLREIGLDDLEILDLIHAVAIFGWANRLMHTLGEPHRLD, encoded by the coding sequence ATGTCGCAAGCCGTACACGAATTCACCGTCGAGGCGCTCGACTGGAAGCCCTATGTCAAGCCGGTCGATCTCAAGACCGCCACCCCCGAGCAGCTCGACGCGCTGAAGATCACGCCGTCCAACAAGAAGATTTCGGACTATGTGCTGGTTCTCGCCAACGAGCCGGAAACCCTGAAGGAGCGCACGCCGCTTTTCAACGACATCATGTATAGCGAGGGCGGGCTTTCCCGCGGTGGCCGCGAGATCGGCGCGCTTGCCGCATCCTTCGTCAACCACTGCATCTATTGCGCCTCGGTCCACGCGGCACGCTACATCCAGCTCGAAAAGCGGCCGGAGGTGGTGGACGAAATCTATGGCAGCGGCCTTGACGCGAACCTGCCGGAGTTCGAGCAGGCGCTATTCAATTTCGGCGTCGACCTGACAGCCCATCCCGACAATGTCGGCGCCTACCAGTTCTACCACTTGCGTGAGATCGGCCTCGATGATCTCGAGATCCTTGATCTCATCCATGCGGTCGCGATCTTCGGCTGGGCCAACCGGCTGATGCATACGCTCGGCGAACCACACCGGCTGGATTAA
- a CDS encoding MATE family efflux transporter produces MDFTVRPFDIAHRDVLHIALPMMVAYLSSPLVGLVATGVIGQLRDEALIGGVALSTVIFDVIFVTFNFLRGATTGFTAQALGAGDRREEQRMLASGLIIALVAGLALLLLQKPIGALGLAAMGAEGKVAEAAATYFAWRVWSAPFVLFNFVVFGWIIGRGDALWGMILQTLLNALNAGLSVHWVLGLGWGVAGVAAASLVAEAVTAVAGLYLIWAKTDRNAWNLPDLTAFRRAFSVNGDMMIRSFALLIGLSFFTRQSGMLGIEVLAANTILLRFYFFGVAFLDGVATAAEQLAGRAVGARYRPAFDRAIGLTTVWGFVFAGLVALALLAAGDWVIGITAPTESVSALAHGYLPYVVALPVFGIVAFQMDGVYIGATWSRQMRNLMVASLVIYFAAWAILQPLFGNDGLWIALILFQSARSVAFRLMLPRLADRTFQTQTVAPG; encoded by the coding sequence GTGGACTTTACAGTCCGGCCCTTCGATATCGCGCACCGCGACGTGCTGCACATCGCGTTGCCGATGATGGTCGCCTATCTGTCGAGCCCACTCGTTGGGCTCGTCGCGACCGGCGTCATCGGTCAGTTACGCGACGAGGCTTTGATCGGCGGGGTTGCGCTTTCGACCGTCATCTTCGACGTCATCTTTGTCACCTTCAACTTCCTGCGCGGCGCGACCACGGGTTTCACCGCCCAGGCGCTGGGGGCCGGTGACAGGCGCGAAGAACAGCGCATGCTCGCAAGCGGCCTCATCATCGCGCTCGTGGCGGGGCTGGCGCTGCTTCTGCTCCAAAAGCCGATCGGCGCGCTTGGTCTTGCCGCCATGGGAGCGGAAGGGAAGGTGGCGGAGGCGGCTGCTACTTATTTTGCCTGGCGCGTGTGGTCGGCGCCCTTCGTGCTGTTCAATTTCGTGGTCTTCGGCTGGATCATCGGGCGCGGCGACGCACTCTGGGGCATGATCCTGCAAACCTTGCTGAATGCGCTCAATGCCGGCTTGAGCGTGCACTGGGTCCTCGGCCTCGGCTGGGGCGTTGCGGGTGTTGCGGCCGCCTCTCTCGTAGCCGAAGCCGTCACGGCGGTGGCGGGGCTCTATCTCATCTGGGCAAAGACCGACCGGAACGCGTGGAACCTTCCGGATCTGACGGCCTTTCGCAGGGCCTTTTCGGTCAATGGCGACATGATGATCCGCTCCTTCGCGCTGCTGATTGGGCTTTCCTTCTTCACCCGCCAGAGCGGCATGCTCGGTATCGAAGTTCTTGCCGCCAATACGATCCTTTTGCGCTTCTATTTCTTCGGCGTCGCCTTTCTCGATGGTGTGGCGACCGCAGCGGAGCAGCTCGCGGGTCGAGCGGTCGGCGCGCGCTACCGACCGGCATTCGACCGCGCGATTGGGTTGACGACAGTGTGGGGCTTCGTCTTCGCCGGTCTGGTGGCTCTCGCGCTACTTGCCGCCGGTGACTGGGTGATCGGCATCACCGCTCCGACAGAGAGCGTGTCCGCGCTTGCCCACGGCTACTTGCCCTACGTCGTCGCACTTCCGGTCTTCGGCATCGTCGCCTTTCAGATGGATGGCGTCTACATCGGCGCCACCTGGTCGCGGCAGATGCGAAACCTGATGGTGGCGTCTCTGGTGATCTACTTTGCGGCCTGGGCGATCCTGCAGCCTCTCTTCGGCAATGATGGACTGTGGATCGCACTGATCCTGTTCCAAAGTGCCCGCAGCGTTGCTTTCCGGCTCATGCTGCCGCGGTTGGCGGACCGCACGTTTCAGACCCAAACAGTAGCGCCTGGCTGA
- a CDS encoding RidA family protein translates to MSHAAKHLLFGGLIIMTIGVPTTTTANEHNLKLSIVNPKTLHDPTPNGYSTAVVTPPGARVAYISGQGGQDGSGALSPDFAVQVKQAYANLRTALDALGARPDQVAKLTIFVVDHDMAQLGVLTENVKEIFGTALPAQTLVPVPKLAIDAMLFEVEAVVVMQ, encoded by the coding sequence ATGTCACATGCAGCCAAGCATCTGCTTTTCGGAGGCCTAATCATCATGACCATCGGAGTGCCCACCACGACGACAGCCAATGAGCACAATCTCAAGCTGAGCATCGTCAATCCCAAGACCCTCCACGACCCGACGCCGAATGGGTATAGCACCGCCGTGGTCACGCCCCCCGGCGCGCGCGTAGCCTACATCTCCGGACAGGGCGGCCAAGACGGGAGCGGCGCTTTGTCACCGGATTTTGCCGTCCAGGTCAAACAGGCCTATGCGAATTTGCGCACCGCCCTCGACGCGCTCGGTGCCCGGCCGGATCAGGTAGCCAAGCTGACGATTTTCGTGGTGGATCACGATATGGCACAGCTCGGAGTGCTGACCGAGAACGTCAAGGAAATTTTCGGCACGGCGCTCCCAGCACAGACGCTGGTTCCGGTTCCCAAGCTCGCAATCGACGCGATGCTGTTCGAAGTCGAGGCCGTCGTCGTGATGCAGTAG